The following nucleotide sequence is from Saccharothrix texasensis.
CGCGCCCCGCTCGTCGCGCAACGGCACGGTGGACGACTTGACCAGCCGCCCGTCCGACGTGCGGGTCGGGTGGTCGAGCCGCTCGACCGCCTCGTCGCCGGCGACCGCCACCACCGGGCGGTCCGGCTGCCGGTAGTCGTGCAGCACGACCTCGCAGGACCGCCCGAACGTCGCGGCCAACCCGGGCACCGCGCCCTTGACGGCCGCCAGGACCGCATCCGCCGTCATGCCCCGCAGCCTGGACAGAAAGTCCGGACGCTGGACGGTTCGTCCATCAGCAGCAGTGGTCGCCGCGCCAGGCCTCACGGCCCTCCTTGACCGCCACGGCGGCGATGGCGAGCGCGGCCAGCGGATCGGCCCACCACCAGCCCACCGCGCTGTTGAGGACCAGGCCGGCCAGCAGGACGGCGGACAGGTACGTGCACAGCAGCGTCTGCTTGGAGTCGGCGACGGCGCTGGCCGAGCCGAGTTCCCGGCCCGCCGCGCGTTGGGCCCGCGACAGGACCGGCATCACGACCAGCGAGACGGCGGCGAGGACGATGCCGGCGGTGGAGTGCTCGGCGGCCAGCCCGCCGAGCAGGGCGCGGACCGACTCGACCGCCACGTAGAGCGCCAGCGCGAAGAACGACAGGGCGATCACGCGCAGCGCGACCCGTTCCCTGGCCTCGTGGTCATCGGCGGCGAACTGCCAGGCGACGGCGGTGGCGGAGGCGACCTCCACCACGGAGTCCAGGCCGAAGCCGATGAGCGCGGTGGAGGAGGCGACGGTTCCGGCGCTGATCGCGATCACCGCCTCGACCACGTTGTAGGTGATCGTGGCGGCCACCAGCAGGCGGACCCGCCGGGTGAGCGCGCCGCGGCGGTCCGGGGCCAGGGCCGGCCCGGGCTCGACGACGCAGCAGCCGTCCGCGCACGTGGCCGCTTCGGCGCTCATCGCGCGGCCACCGCGTCGTCGGCGCAGTCCGGCGTCGGCTCGACGGCCAGCACCACGTCGAGCAGTTCGCGGAGGGCGCGGGCCAGGTGAGGGTCGGCGATGTCGTAGCGCACCTGACGGCCCTCGTAGGTGGCCACGACGAGGCCGCAGCCACGCAGGCACGACAGGTGGTTGGACGCGTTCGACCTGGTCAGCCCCAGTTGCTCGGCCAGTCGCGCCGGGTAGCCGGGACCGTCGAGCAACGCGACCAGGATGCGGCACCGGGTCGGGTCGGCCAGCGCCCGGCCGAGTCGGGCGAGCGCGGTCTCGCGCGTTTCACACGTCAGCACCGGCCGAACTATACAGCCTCCGCTGTATCCTCCGTGCTCGTCCGCTGCACCGGGATCTCGTCCAGCAACGGGTTCGCCCGGGCCAGCAGCTCCCGCGCGCCGCGCAGCCCGGCGGCGATGCGGTCACGGCGGGTGCGCAGCTCGTCCACCCGCTGCCGCGCCTCGGTCACGATCCGCCGCGCGTGGTCCTCGGCCTCGCGGACCAGTCGGTCGGCCCGTGCCCGGGCCGCCGCCTCCCGCGCGGCCACCGCCGCCATCGACTCGGCCCGCCGCGCGCTCATCGCCAGCTCGAAGTCGACCCGGACCTCCTCGCGCACCGCCGCCGCCCGCTCGTCCAGCTCGCGCCTGCGCCGCTCGGCCTCGCGCGTGGTCGCCAGGAGCCGCTCACCGGCCTCCCGCATCAGCGTCCGGTGCTCGGCCTCGGCCTGCCGCCGCTGGGCGTCGAGTTCGGCGACGAGCCGCTCCGACCGCTCGCGCACCCGTGCCGCGGCCCGTTCCGCGGTGGCCCAGTGGTTCTCGGCGACGGCCCGCGCCCGCGCGGTGATCTCGGCCGCCTCCTCGTGCGCGAGCTCCGCCATCCGCCGCAGCCGCGCGGCGAGCGCGTCCGGGTCGATCGGCGTGCGGGAGATCCGGTCGACGTGCTCGCGCAGCACGCGGATCTCCGCGCGGGCGGTCTCCAGCTGACGGGCGAGGTCGTCGGCCCGCGCCTCGGCCGCGTCGCGGTCGACGGCCAGCACGCGGAGCTCGGCCTCGACGCCCTCGACGTAGCGCCGCACGTGGCCGCGGTCGTACCCGCGCCACACCACGTCGAAGTCCGCCCGCATCGGCACCAAGTCCCCGTCCACCGCCATCGGCGCAGCACCTCCCGTGATCGTCGCGCCGGAGATCGACAGCGCGACATGCCTTCGACCGCAACGCTTTCCCCACCGTACTTCGAGGACCAAACCCGAGGTTCGCTCCCGTCCGCCGAACCGCGCAACCACCGCTGCGCCGCACGGTGGCTGCCGTTCCCGGCCCAGTGGGAAGAGTTGTCGGGCATGGTGATGGAGTACCGCGCCGACCTTCCGCCGGAGCCCTTCAACGCGGGCGAACCGGCGCTCACCGGCGGCACCACGACCCTGGTCGAGGGCACCACGTTCTGCCTCTCGACCGCCGACGGCGACATCGGGCCCGGCACGCCGCACGGCTTGTTCTTCCGCGACGCGCGCGTCCTGTCGCGGTGGCAGCTCCGGCTCGACGGCGCCGCGCCGCACCCGCTGTCGGTGTCGCACCCCGAGGCGTTCGCCGCCAGGTTCGTGCTCAGGCGGCCACCGGCCGCGGGTTCGGGCGACAGCACCCTGCTGCTGGTGCGGGAACGGCTCGTCGACGACGGGATGCGCGAGACGATCACCGTCGACAACCTGGGCCGCGAAGCCACCACCGCGCGGCTGGACCTGCACGTGGACGCCGACTTCGCCGACCTGTTCGCGGTCAAGGAGGGCCGGGCCGGGCGCCACGACCGCGACGCCGTCGCCACCGGGCCGGAACTGGTGCTCCACGACCGGGGCAACGGCTCGCGCGGCGTGACGGTCACCGCCACCGCCGGACCCGACGTCACACCGGGCACCTTGAGCTGGCACGTGGCCCTGCCTCCCGGCGGCCGGTGGACCACCGAGGTCGTCGTGCGGCCGACCGCGGCCGGTGACCCGGTGCGACCCCGGCTCCGGCACGGCGAGCGGGTCGAGACCAGCGGACCCGCGCGCAGGATCCGGCGGTGGCGCGCGGCGAGCACCGCCGTCGCCGCGAGCGACCCGGTGCTGACGGGCGTCCTGAGCCGCACCCGGAGCGACCTCGGCGCGCTCCGGATCCACGACCCGGCGCGCGGCGGCAGGCAGTTCGCCGCCGCCGGCGCGCCGTGGTTCATGACCCTGTTCGGCCGCGACAGCCTGCTGACCGCGTGGATGGCGTTACCGCTGGACGTGGACCTGGCGGTGGGCACGGTGCAGACCCTCGCCGAGACCCAGGGCACGGCGGTCGACCCGCTGACCGAGGAGGAACCGGGCCGCGTCCTGCACGAGCTGCGCCGGGGCCCGGACAGCGCCGCCGTGCTGGGCGGCAACCACTACTACGGCTCGGTCGACGCCACACCGCTGTTCGTGATGCTGCTCGCCGAGAGCTGGCGGTGGGGCGCGGACCCCGACGTGGTGCGCTCCCTGCTGCCCGCCGCCGACGCCGCGCTCGCGTGGGTCGACCGGCACGGCGACCGCGACGGCGACGGGTTCGTCGAGTACCGCCGTGCTACCGACCGGGGCCTGGCCAACCAGGGCTGGAAGGACAGCCCCGACGGCGTCAACCACGCCTCCGGCCGGCCGGCCGACCCGGCGATCGCCCTGTGCGAGGTCCAGGGCTACGTGCACGCGGCGCTGCTGGGCCGGGCGGAGCTGGCCGAGGGGTTCGGCGACCCGGCGACCGCCGCCCGCCTGCGCCACCGCGCCGGCGAGCTGCGCCGGCGGTTCGCCGAGGCGTTCTGGCTGCCGGACCGGGGCTGGTACGCCGTCGCGCTGGACGGCCGCAAGCAGCCGGTGGACGCGCTGACCAGCAACGTCGCCCACTGCCTGTGGTCGGGCATCGCCACCGACGAGCACGCGGCCGCGGTGATCCGGCGGCTGGCCGAGCCCGACATGGACACCGGCTACGGCCTGCGCACCCTCGCGTCCACGATGGGCGCCTACAACCCGATGAGCTACCACAACGGGTCCGTGTGGCCGCACGACACGGCCATCGCCGTGGCCGGGCTGCTGCGCTACGCCCACCTGCCCGGCGCGGTCGACCTGGCCCACCGCCTGGCGGCCGGCCTGCTGGACGCCGCCGCCGCGTTCGGCGGACGTCTGCCGGAGCTGTACTGCGGCTTCTCCCGCGACGACTTCAGCCCACCCGTGCCCTACCCGACGTCGTGCTCGCCGCAAGCGTGGGCCAGCGCCTCGCCGTTGCTGCTGGTCCGAGCCTGCCTGGGGCTGTCGCCCCACGTCCCGAACCGGACCGTGACCACGAACCCCCACCTGCCCCCGCGCTGGGGCGAGGTGACCCTGACCGGCCTCCGCCTCGGCCCCGTGACCGCGCGCGTCACGGCCGCCGGCGAGCGGGTCGAGGTCTCCGGCCTGCCACCCGACTGGACCGTCGACCCCGCCCGCGGGTTTGAGCCACCCGCCGGGGGGTGAACCCCGTCGGGCGTCGTCCCGCCCGCGCCGCCGTGGAGGATCACCGTGATCGAGAAGCCGTCGAACGACGTGGCCGACCAGCTGCGGACCGCCGAACCCGAACCCGACACCGGGATCGTCGACGAGGAGGCCGCCGTCGGCCGGTCGCAGGCCCCGGAGCTGCCGGAGGTGCCCGAAGCCGACCCGGCCGACGTCGCCGACCAGCACCGCGCCGTGCCGCTGCCCGACGAACCGGACGGCGCCTGGTAGCGCGTCAACCGGCCATCGCGTCGACCGCGTCGACCACCTGCGCGCCGTCCAGCAGCACGCGGTCGTTGTGGTCGGCCCCCGCGACCTCCGCGGTCCGCCCCCGCGCCGCCGTCGCCACCGCCCGGCTCTGCTCCGGCGGCACGATCGAGTCCGCCGTGCCGTAGACGACGGTGACCGGCACGTCCAGCCGCGCCACGAGCCGCTCGGTCGGGAACTCGTCGACCAGCAGCCACCGGACCGGCAGGAACGGGTAGTGCCGCGCCCCGACCGAGGCGAGATCCGTGAACGGCGACCGCAGCACCACCCCGGCCGGCGGGTGCTCGACCGCGAGCTCCGCCACCACCGCCGACCCCAGGCTCTCCCCGAAGTAGATCAACCGCTCGGCCGGCACGCCCTCCCGGAGCAGGTGCTCACGGGCCGCGCGCACGTCGAGCGCCAACCCGGCCTCCGTCGGACGCCCGGGGTTGCCGCCGAACCCCCGGTACTCGACCAGCAGCACCGACAGCCCCCGCGCGTTCAACGCCCGCGCCAGCGGCACCCTCGTCAGCCGGTTGCCGGCGTTGCCCGGCGCCACCAGCACCGTCGCCCGCGCCGACCCCACCGGAAAGTGCCAGGCCGCCAACCGCACCCCGTCGCCGGTGGTCACCACGACGTCCCGCCCGCCCACCTCCCCGGCGCTCGGCAACGGCCCACCGGTCGGCAGGTAGACGAGCTCGCGCTGGAACGCGAACGCGCCACCGACCACCACACCCACCACGACCACCACGCCGGCCAGCACCGCGACCACTCGCTTACTCCCCACCCGCCCCCGCTCCCGTCACCGTCGTCGCCCCCGTCGTCGTCTCTGTCGTCGTCTCCGTCGTCGTCTCCGTCGTCGTCGGATCGGGCCGTTGGGTGAGCGTCGGCGTCGGCACGGGGTTCGCGGTGGACGTGACCAACGGCTGCGGCTCGTCCTGGGTGGTGACGCCGCACGCCGTGACCAGCGCCGCCGCGGTCAGCAAGATCGTCACGACCTTCATGCCTCGGCCTCCGGCAGCTCCACCACGAACCGGGCCCCGCCACCGGGCCGGTCCTCCACCCGCACCGTGCCGCCGTGCCGCTGCACGTGCTGCGCGACCAGCGCCAACCCGAGCCCGCTGCCGGTGTCCGCGCCGCGGCGCCCGGCCCGGGCGCCGCGGTCGAAGCGGTCGAAGATGCGGTCCCGCAGCTCGGGCGGCACACCGGGCCCGGCGTCGTCCACCTCGATCCGCGCCTTGCCGTCCCGCGAGAACACCCCGATCCGCACCACGCCGCCCGCGTGCCGTTCGGCGTTGTCGAGCAGGTTGTCGACGGCCCGGTCCAGCCGGCGGCGGTCGCCGAGCACCCGCGGCGGCGGCGACCCGGTCTCCATCGCGACCGGACCACCGGGCCGGGCCGCGACGACGTTGGCCACCAGCGACACCAGGTCGATCGTCTCCGACGCCGGGTCCTCGGCCAGCTGGTCGGCCCGGGAGATCTCCAGCAGGTCCACCACCATCCGCGCGAACCGGTCCACTTCGGACGTCAGCAGGTCCAGCGCCTTGCCCGCCGTGCCGGGCACCTCCACCCGGCGGCGGCGCAGCACCTCGGCGGCGTTGACCATGGTCGTCAACGGCGACCGCAGCTCGTGGCTGACATCGCCCGCGAACCGCGCGTCCCGCCGCACCCGCTGCTCCAGCGCCTCGGCCGTCGCGTTGAACGTGCCGGCCAACGACGTCAGATCCGGGTCGGTCTGCGTGGGCAGCCGCGCCCTCAGGTCACCACCCGCGATCCGGGACGCGGCCTTGGTCAACTCGGTCAACGGCCGCAGCGCCCGCCGGCCGGCCCACGACCCCAGCGCCACCCCCAGCATCCCGCTGGCCACCGTGACCGCGACGAGCAGGGCGCTGAGGAAGCGGAACGTGCGGTCCAACTGCACCAGCGGCGCCAGCTCGACGTACGCGCCGTCCGTCGACCCGATGGGCAACGTCACCGCCAGCACCGGGATGCCGTCCACCATGAGCCGCTGCGCGGCAGGCGTGCCCGCCCGCCCGAGGTCGACCAACCCGCGCGGCAGCTCCCGCGCGTCCACCTGCCGCCCACTGGTCAGCACCTGGCCGCCGTGGAACAGCAGGACGGTCGAGTCGGGCCCCGTGGTGAGCCCGGTCAGCAGTCCCGTCAACCCGTCCGAGCCGCTGCTCAACGCCGCGTCGACCAACCTCACGTTCACCTCCGCCTGCCGCACCGCGCTCTGCTCGCGCTGACGCAACATGTACCCGGACGTGAGGTTCCACACCGCCACCGCCACCGCGCTGGTCAACAACACGGACCCCAACCCCATGACCAGCGCGACCCGCCACCGCAACGAGAACCGACGCATCACCACCCCACCCCGACCGCCCGCACGCCCACCCAGGCCCGATTCGACGTGGGTTCGGGTGCTTCGGCCTGCCCGGAGCACCCGGAAGGGCTCCAGGTCGAATCGAGCCGGTCTCCGCCACCGAGCCGCACCCACACCCGCACCAGCCTGCCCGACCCCCGCGCCCACCGCAGGGATCGCAAGCTGATCGCAAGGTTCGGAGCGGGCGTTTTCCCGCTCCCCGCGCCCGCCCCACC
It contains:
- a CDS encoding glycogen debranching N-terminal domain-containing protein, which produces MVMEYRADLPPEPFNAGEPALTGGTTTLVEGTTFCLSTADGDIGPGTPHGLFFRDARVLSRWQLRLDGAAPHPLSVSHPEAFAARFVLRRPPAAGSGDSTLLLVRERLVDDGMRETITVDNLGREATTARLDLHVDADFADLFAVKEGRAGRHDRDAVATGPELVLHDRGNGSRGVTVTATAGPDVTPGTLSWHVALPPGGRWTTEVVVRPTAAGDPVRPRLRHGERVETSGPARRIRRWRAASTAVAASDPVLTGVLSRTRSDLGALRIHDPARGGRQFAAAGAPWFMTLFGRDSLLTAWMALPLDVDLAVGTVQTLAETQGTAVDPLTEEEPGRVLHELRRGPDSAAVLGGNHYYGSVDATPLFVMLLAESWRWGADPDVVRSLLPAADAALAWVDRHGDRDGDGFVEYRRATDRGLANQGWKDSPDGVNHASGRPADPAIALCEVQGYVHAALLGRAELAEGFGDPATAARLRHRAGELRRRFAEAFWLPDRGWYAVALDGRKQPVDALTSNVAHCLWSGIATDEHAAAVIRRLAEPDMDTGYGLRTLASTMGAYNPMSYHNGSVWPHDTAIAVAGLLRYAHLPGAVDLAHRLAAGLLDAAAAFGGRLPELYCGFSRDDFSPPVPYPTSCSPQAWASASPLLLVRACLGLSPHVPNRTVTTNPHLPPRWGEVTLTGLRLGPVTARVTAAGERVEVSGLPPDWTVDPARGFEPPAGG
- a CDS encoding cation transporter produces the protein MSAEAATCADGCCVVEPGPALAPDRRGALTRRVRLLVAATITYNVVEAVIAISAGTVASSTALIGFGLDSVVEVASATAVAWQFAADDHEARERVALRVIALSFFALALYVAVESVRALLGGLAAEHSTAGIVLAAVSLVVMPVLSRAQRAAGRELGSASAVADSKQTLLCTYLSAVLLAGLVLNSAVGWWWADPLAALAIAAVAVKEGREAWRGDHCC
- a CDS encoding alpha/beta hydrolase translates to MGSKRVVAVLAGVVVVVGVVVGGAFAFQRELVYLPTGGPLPSAGEVGGRDVVVTTGDGVRLAAWHFPVGSARATVLVAPGNAGNRLTRVPLARALNARGLSVLLVEYRGFGGNPGRPTEAGLALDVRAAREHLLREGVPAERLIYFGESLGSAVVAELAVEHPPAGVVLRSPFTDLASVGARHYPFLPVRWLLVDEFPTERLVARLDVPVTVVYGTADSIVPPEQSRAVATAARGRTAEVAGADHNDRVLLDGAQVVDAVDAMAG
- the cmtR gene encoding Cd(II)/Pb(II)-sensing metalloregulatory transcriptional regulator CmtR, with the translated sequence MLTCETRETALARLGRALADPTRCRILVALLDGPGYPARLAEQLGLTRSNASNHLSCLRGCGLVVATYEGRQVRYDIADPHLARALRELLDVVLAVEPTPDCADDAVAAR
- a CDS encoding HAMP domain-containing sensor histidine kinase — translated: MRRFSLRWRVALVMGLGSVLLTSAVAVAVWNLTSGYMLRQREQSAVRQAEVNVRLVDAALSSGSDGLTGLLTGLTTGPDSTVLLFHGGQVLTSGRQVDARELPRGLVDLGRAGTPAAQRLMVDGIPVLAVTLPIGSTDGAYVELAPLVQLDRTFRFLSALLVAVTVASGMLGVALGSWAGRRALRPLTELTKAASRIAGGDLRARLPTQTDPDLTSLAGTFNATAEALEQRVRRDARFAGDVSHELRSPLTTMVNAAEVLRRRRVEVPGTAGKALDLLTSEVDRFARMVVDLLEISRADQLAEDPASETIDLVSLVANVVAARPGGPVAMETGSPPPRVLGDRRRLDRAVDNLLDNAERHAGGVVRIGVFSRDGKARIEVDDAGPGVPPELRDRIFDRFDRGARAGRRGADTGSGLGLALVAQHVQRHGGTVRVEDRPGGGARFVVELPEAEA